In the Geobacter sp. FeAm09 genome, one interval contains:
- a CDS encoding glycosyltransferase family 4 protein has product MEKNVLIVARWPLGGIRTYMRYLFRYLPAHYRLTLLASQTHEDAALANDVEEYRARLIIVREADTKGLVSAAFRELRTNRYDVILSQGFISAVAVSLANLFFRVPQIVTIHGILEPKYLTGRLGWLKHFLLRKMIGRITVLYAVSNDILSHLHEQFPELAHNGQRSIVIPNGIELGALEHLPASPIDLRAEFGIDDATFLLGFFGRFMPQKGFDLLVEAVRMLKKQQYGRKFAVVAVGSGDYLKEYRAKIRELDLEPCFHFLPFQSEVCHLYAQINAIVMPSRWEASGLLAMEALCTGTPLVAADCIGLRETVHDTPAMVFASENVGALADALRKSIDEPRTDEFQRFVPLARSRYDVRASAQQLAQLLDSIR; this is encoded by the coding sequence ATGGAAAAGAATGTGTTGATCGTTGCGCGCTGGCCCCTTGGGGGGATCAGAACGTATATGCGCTACCTCTTCCGCTACTTGCCGGCCCATTACCGCTTGACGCTCCTGGCATCCCAAACCCATGAAGATGCCGCGCTCGCGAATGACGTGGAGGAGTATCGCGCCCGTTTGATTATTGTTCGGGAAGCCGACACCAAGGGCCTTGTCAGTGCCGCGTTTCGGGAATTGAGAACAAACCGCTACGACGTGATCCTCAGTCAGGGGTTTATCTCTGCCGTGGCTGTTTCCCTGGCGAACCTGTTTTTTCGTGTTCCCCAGATCGTCACCATACATGGCATCCTTGAACCCAAATATCTTACCGGGCGCCTGGGGTGGCTGAAGCACTTTCTTTTGCGAAAAATGATCGGCCGCATTACGGTGCTGTACGCCGTAAGCAACGACATCCTCAGCCATCTGCATGAACAGTTCCCCGAGTTGGCACATAATGGTCAAAGATCGATCGTCATCCCCAACGGCATTGAATTGGGGGCACTCGAACATCTGCCGGCAAGCCCGATCGACCTGCGCGCCGAGTTCGGGATCGATGACGCAACGTTCTTGCTAGGTTTTTTCGGGCGGTTTATGCCGCAGAAGGGGTTTGATTTACTTGTTGAAGCTGTCCGCATGCTGAAAAAACAGCAGTATGGCCGGAAATTTGCGGTCGTCGCCGTCGGCTCCGGAGACTACCTGAAGGAGTACCGGGCAAAGATTCGTGAACTGGACCTGGAACCCTGCTTCCATTTCCTGCCGTTTCAATCGGAAGTTTGCCATCTTTATGCCCAGATCAACGCCATCGTCATGCCCTCGCGCTGGGAGGCAAGCGGCCTTCTCGCCATGGAGGCGCTCTGCACCGGCACGCCTCTTGTCGCCGCAGACTGCATAGGGCTCCGGGAAACGGTCCATGATACACCGGCGATGGTATTTGCTTCCGAAAACGTGGGTGCTCTTGCCGATGCCCTCCGGAAAAGTATTGATGAGCCAAGAACGGACGAGTTCCAGCGTTTCGTCCCGTTGGCCCGTTCCCGGTACGATGTCCGCGCTTCGGCACAGCAGCTGGCTCAACTCTTGGACAGCATACGTTAG
- a CDS encoding glycosyltransferase, with the protein MKSTAPEGNDKTVKVPKVTVIIAVYNQERYVAQTIESALAQRYDDYAIIAVDDGSTDRSAEIIDAYAGRIRILRHEDHGNHGQAAALNLGLLHAESEYIAFLDNDDLWHPDKLRKQVEILERNQDVGLVYTNGQVIGPDNTTLYPLFAEDHRETNRLANVLLDCYIRTPSLVMVRRSLLQAVGPFTVGIVPDQDMWVRIKERSDFFYLNEKLTYYRQHPEQLSITKCSKMWEDSLVVLKSAMERYPYPAWVRRKRLAVIHYRLGAFCLQAKIYHKAIWHFVRSCWYDPVRAAKCILLSRKG; encoded by the coding sequence GTGAAAAGTACTGCCCCTGAAGGCAACGACAAAACCGTAAAAGTTCCCAAGGTGACGGTAATCATTGCCGTCTATAATCAGGAACGCTATGTCGCCCAGACAATTGAAAGCGCCCTGGCGCAACGGTACGACGATTATGCGATCATTGCCGTTGATGACGGCTCCACGGACCGTTCCGCGGAAATCATCGACGCCTATGCCGGCAGAATCAGGATTCTGCGTCACGAGGACCACGGGAATCACGGCCAGGCCGCGGCCTTGAACCTGGGATTGCTGCATGCCGAGTCGGAATATATCGCTTTTTTGGATAACGATGACCTCTGGCACCCGGACAAACTGCGCAAGCAGGTGGAGATATTGGAGCGGAACCAGGACGTGGGACTGGTCTATACGAACGGCCAGGTCATAGGTCCGGATAACACGACGCTCTACCCGCTGTTTGCCGAGGACCACCGTGAAACCAACCGCTTGGCAAATGTCCTGCTGGATTGTTATATCCGTACGCCCTCACTGGTGATGGTGCGAAGAAGCCTGTTGCAGGCAGTAGGACCATTTACCGTGGGGATTGTTCCCGACCAGGACATGTGGGTGAGGATCAAGGAACGCTCCGATTTCTTTTACCTGAATGAGAAATTGACGTATTACCGGCAGCATCCTGAGCAGTTAAGCATTACAAAATGTAGCAAAATGTGGGAAGACTCGCTGGTTGTGTTAAAGAGTGCCATGGAACGCTACCCTTATCCTGCATGGGTGCGCAGAAAAAGGCTTGCGGTCATTCATTACCGTCTTGGTGCCTTTTGCCTGCAGGCGAAGATTTATCACAAGGCGATATGGCACTTCGTGCGGTCCTGCTGGTACGACCCGGTCAGAGCCGCAAAATGTATCCTGCTCTCGAGGAAGGGATAA
- a CDS encoding O-antigen ligase: protein MGNDAATYENYSNNTDTSPSLVLLMICFYIFLYIERPWESISVLHGFPIERTFAVIMILVAFLSNRFKIVASPTNKWIYGLLALHFILSPFAFKTGDAVDQGIEYGKMVILYMLMLATVDDEDSLRVLVKGFVFAMFIYVLHSLWEYHNGRHFFRMGIHRMIGVDSTNNDPNSFGGSVVLSLPFVYALLRTEKKLAYRWSYYCYFGMAVLCVVLTGSRTSSVALLFTVLLLGLAQKGKRKIVALAIAALAVCVLWTVMPDEKQERIRTLWDKDAGPANAHESAEGRLEGFEVSLKMFAREPLTGVGAGEKNFIGYRMVNRIDKAGHESPTASHILYGEVLSELGLFGAIVFLGLLGSIVRCCTRVRSHLLEAGLDTGFSYLLGGAIIACLLLLLIFGIGGHNFYRPHWLWLAAWSGILVKISFPRVES, encoded by the coding sequence ATGGGAAACGATGCAGCAACATACGAGAACTATTCGAACAATACGGACACCTCGCCATCATTAGTGCTGTTGATGATCTGTTTTTACATCTTCCTCTATATCGAGCGGCCCTGGGAGTCTATCTCGGTTCTTCATGGCTTCCCCATAGAGCGCACGTTTGCCGTCATCATGATACTGGTCGCGTTTCTGAGCAACCGTTTCAAGATAGTGGCATCGCCGACCAATAAATGGATTTACGGCCTTCTCGCCCTGCACTTCATCCTGTCCCCGTTCGCTTTCAAGACCGGGGATGCCGTTGACCAGGGGATCGAATATGGGAAGATGGTCATCCTCTATATGCTGATGCTGGCGACCGTGGATGATGAAGACTCGCTCCGGGTGCTGGTAAAGGGCTTCGTTTTTGCCATGTTCATCTATGTCCTGCATTCTTTGTGGGAGTACCACAACGGCCGCCATTTTTTCCGGATGGGCATCCACCGCATGATCGGCGTCGACAGCACGAACAACGACCCGAACTCCTTCGGCGGCAGCGTGGTGCTTTCGCTGCCCTTTGTCTATGCCTTGCTGCGCACCGAGAAGAAGCTGGCATATCGTTGGAGCTATTACTGCTATTTCGGCATGGCCGTACTGTGTGTCGTGCTGACGGGGTCCCGCACCTCTTCCGTCGCCCTGCTGTTCACCGTTTTACTGCTCGGCCTTGCGCAAAAGGGGAAAAGGAAAATTGTCGCCCTGGCAATCGCTGCGTTGGCCGTCTGCGTTTTGTGGACCGTCATGCCGGATGAAAAGCAGGAGCGGATCAGAACCCTCTGGGATAAGGACGCAGGTCCGGCCAATGCGCATGAATCGGCCGAAGGACGGCTTGAGGGGTTTGAAGTCAGTTTGAAAATGTTTGCCCGGGAGCCGCTGACCGGCGTGGGGGCCGGAGAGAAAAACTTTATCGGCTACAGGATGGTGAACCGGATCGATAAGGCCGGACACGAGTCTCCGACCGCCTCCCATATTCTGTACGGCGAAGTACTGTCCGAGCTGGGCCTGTTCGGGGCGATCGTTTTCCTTGGCTTGCTCGGTTCAATAGTCAGGTGCTGCACGCGGGTTCGGTCACATTTGCTTGAGGCCGGTTTGGATACGGGCTTTTCCTATTTATTGGGAGGGGCAATCATCGCCTGCCTGCTGTTGTTGCTCATATTTGGCATCGGCGGCCATAATTTTTATCGCCCCCATTGGCTTTGGCTGGCTGCCTGGTCCGGGATATTGGTGAAAATCTCATTTCCCCGAGTTGAGTCCTAA
- a CDS encoding DUF6716 putative glycosyltransferase, with translation MGSDNGKNRRTILFVPSNPSHVATQVPVAVELACRGHKPLFLSRDALIEEEYRVEPFLAAQHMPIMRYEAFYESDSQRFFPVIGSYRKLAAELSRWLAPLGADAVVTCNDDAALFDRMVMELFRDCDKPAFLIQESVRPSIRKLPFLLKLKEQGGNEILHQLCAKFAYKLSLGAFFRKGYAHSRGTTVFAAGDMFRQILLQDGVDDSRILVTGQPRLDRKTAPGGSGGNDRDTRDRVLLYCNQPVKCSQQAQERLFVRLVEAVDAMDNVKLLVKLHPRDLPESHWLGLLRPGQGQSLVEITRTRPLADCFTAADAFMTIASTTCLEAMDYGLPVGLVNYLPIDWYLSYDRFKAVISVPSEQELRPAIATLLFDEPVRQRLRLGAEQVLRNELHLRDGRSAWRIANHIETLLH, from the coding sequence ATGGGTTCAGACAACGGTAAAAATAGGAGAACAATACTCTTCGTTCCCAGCAATCCCTCCCACGTCGCGACCCAGGTGCCGGTGGCGGTGGAATTGGCATGCCGCGGCCACAAGCCGCTCTTTCTTTCCCGGGATGCTCTTATCGAGGAAGAATACCGGGTCGAGCCTTTTTTGGCAGCGCAGCATATGCCGATCATGCGCTATGAGGCGTTTTACGAATCGGATAGCCAGCGATTCTTCCCTGTTATCGGCAGCTATCGCAAGCTTGCCGCCGAACTTTCGCGATGGCTGGCCCCTCTTGGGGCTGATGCGGTGGTCACGTGCAACGACGATGCGGCGCTGTTCGATCGCATGGTTATGGAGCTTTTTCGCGATTGTGACAAGCCTGCGTTTCTTATCCAGGAAAGCGTTCGTCCCTCGATCCGGAAGCTGCCGTTTCTTCTCAAGCTTAAGGAACAGGGGGGCAACGAAATCCTTCATCAGCTCTGTGCAAAATTTGCATACAAACTTTCCCTCGGGGCCTTTTTCCGCAAGGGCTATGCCCATTCCCGCGGGACGACGGTCTTTGCCGCCGGGGATATGTTTCGCCAGATCTTGCTCCAGGACGGGGTTGATGATTCGCGCATTCTGGTGACCGGGCAACCGCGCCTTGACCGGAAAACGGCACCGGGGGGCTCCGGCGGCAACGACAGGGACACGAGGGACAGGGTGCTCCTTTATTGCAACCAGCCGGTGAAATGTTCCCAGCAGGCCCAGGAGCGCCTGTTCGTCAGGCTGGTCGAAGCGGTTGACGCCATGGATAACGTCAAACTGCTCGTCAAACTCCATCCGCGGGACCTCCCCGAGTCGCACTGGCTGGGGCTGCTGCGGCCCGGACAGGGGCAATCGCTTGTCGAGATAACCAGAACCCGGCCCCTGGCCGATTGTTTCACCGCCGCCGATGCCTTCATGACGATCGCGTCTACGACCTGTTTGGAGGCAATGGATTATGGCCTTCCGGTCGGTCTGGTCAACTACCTGCCCATTGACTGGTACTTGTCCTATGATCGCTTTAAGGCCGTGATATCCGTGCCGTCGGAACAGGAACTGCGGCCTGCGATCGCAACGCTGCTCTTCGATGAGCCGGTGCGGCAGCGCCTGCGGCTCGGGGCAGAGCAGGTGCTGCGGAATGAGTTGCACCTGAGGGACGGCAGAAGTGCCTGGCGGATTGCCAACCATATCGAAACGTTGCTGCACTAG
- a CDS encoding GNAT family N-acetyltransferase translates to MNRSFDEYLLKFSKKARYNLKREIKLLGTSGNGELSLVRVEHAADVALFLDGASQISSRSWQHALGPQMVNSPEERLRYERFAGQGVLRCYLLKCGERPCAFVRGFQFGDVFYYSRTGFDQNFSGYSPGRAMFCLLLEDLYTHRPPKRLNFQEGEYEYKRHFATGHVEQADMLLVRNDAGGLVRLAVSAHNAFGRSISLAKRIMHRQ, encoded by the coding sequence TTGAACCGGTCATTTGATGAGTACCTCCTGAAATTCAGCAAAAAAGCACGATACAACCTGAAAAGAGAGATAAAGCTGCTCGGCACCAGCGGTAATGGCGAACTCAGCCTTGTCCGTGTCGAACATGCGGCAGATGTGGCGCTGTTCCTTGATGGTGCCTCCCAGATCTCATCCCGGTCGTGGCAGCACGCCCTGGGGCCGCAGATGGTGAACAGCCCCGAGGAACGCCTGAGATATGAACGGTTCGCCGGCCAGGGGGTCTTGCGCTGCTACCTGTTGAAATGCGGGGAAAGGCCATGCGCCTTTGTGAGAGGTTTTCAGTTCGGCGATGTGTTCTACTACTCACGTACCGGTTTCGATCAGAACTTTTCGGGGTACTCCCCCGGAAGGGCCATGTTCTGCCTGCTGCTCGAAGATCTGTACACCCATCGTCCGCCGAAGCGGTTGAATTTCCAGGAAGGGGAGTATGAATACAAGCGGCATTTTGCAACGGGGCACGTGGAGCAGGCAGACATGCTGCTGGTCCGCAACGATGCGGGCGGTCTCGTAAGGCTGGCGGTTTCGGCCCACAACGCGTTCGGACGGAGCATATCCTTGGCCAAGCGCATCATGCACAGGCAGTAA
- a CDS encoding serine O-acetyltransferase, translating to MIHSRDDYAAYLDADRRAMGRRDSRCCLFVLDPLWAFLRLLRKVEYYRNCSTGAVARYYLLCLRFKLKLYQLILGFTIPPNTVGPGLKLPHYGTIVIHDNARIGANARINVGVVIGENNGSDNVPVIGNDVVIEAGAKIFGKIQIADGVHIGANSVVNKSFTEPDAVIVGVPATIVKIRDHARQ from the coding sequence ATGATTCACTCGCGGGATGACTATGCGGCGTACCTTGACGCGGACCGCCGGGCGATGGGGCGCCGGGATTCCAGATGCTGCCTCTTTGTGCTCGATCCGCTGTGGGCATTCTTGCGGCTGCTCAGAAAGGTCGAATACTATCGCAATTGCTCAACCGGCGCGGTTGCCCGCTACTATCTCCTCTGTTTGCGCTTCAAACTCAAGCTCTATCAACTGATACTCGGATTTACGATCCCTCCCAACACGGTCGGCCCCGGTCTGAAGCTTCCCCATTACGGAACCATCGTCATCCATGACAATGCGCGTATCGGGGCGAATGCCAGAATAAATGTCGGCGTCGTCATTGGGGAAAACAACGGTTCCGATAATGTGCCCGTTATTGGCAACGATGTTGTCATAGAAGCCGGGGCGAAGATATTCGGCAAGATCCAGATCGCCGATGGCGTTCATATCGGTGCCAATTCCGTTGTGAACAAGTCTTTTACAGAGCCTGACGCCGTGATCGTCGGCGTACCGGCAACGATCGTCAAGATACGGGATCATGCCCGGCAATAA
- the pelF gene encoding GT4 family glycosyltransferase PelF — translation MKKIAFIIDTIESPTAGTEKQLLMLIKHLDRSRFEPTLFVLRSSPWLDHEFDLCPLVVIDFQSFARPASYRRFLGFVAALRKNKFDCIQTHFVESNIIGIIAGRLAGVPRIISSRRDQGYWHTPVKIMLYKVLNRWVHYFVANCHATAKWASEIEAIPMERMKIIYNGAELGLFQPVSAQTKNEIRDALGLKRNAFVVGIVANLRPVKSVATFVRAAAIAASRAADVQFVVAGDGEQRKELENMAAEAGIADKTFFLGKRTDIPRILAACDAAVLSSTSESFSNSIVEYFASGLPVISTDVGGCREMIEEGVNGYIVPVADAQAIAERVVELAATHERLETARGANREKARRMFSRESMVASFEMLYSGRNT, via the coding sequence ATGAAAAAGATCGCTTTCATCATCGATACCATAGAATCCCCAACCGCCGGGACTGAAAAGCAGCTCCTGATGCTTATCAAGCATTTGGACCGTTCCCGGTTTGAGCCGACTCTTTTTGTCCTGCGCTCGTCCCCGTGGCTTGACCATGAGTTTGATCTGTGCCCGTTGGTGGTGATCGACTTCCAGTCATTCGCCCGCCCGGCATCGTATCGCCGCTTCCTCGGTTTTGTCGCGGCGCTGCGCAAGAACAAGTTCGACTGCATTCAAACTCATTTCGTCGAATCGAATATCATTGGCATTATCGCAGGCCGGCTTGCGGGGGTTCCCCGCATTATTTCCTCAAGGCGCGATCAGGGGTATTGGCACACGCCTGTTAAAATCATGCTCTATAAGGTGCTGAACCGGTGGGTTCACTACTTTGTGGCCAATTGCCATGCCACGGCGAAGTGGGCGTCGGAGATAGAAGCCATTCCGATGGAACGCATGAAGATAATCTACAATGGTGCCGAGCTTGGCCTGTTCCAGCCGGTATCGGCACAAACGAAAAACGAGATCCGGGATGCTCTGGGACTGAAGCGGAATGCGTTTGTCGTTGGCATCGTCGCCAATCTGAGACCCGTCAAAAGCGTCGCCACCTTTGTGCGTGCCGCCGCCATCGCCGCTTCACGGGCGGCGGATGTGCAATTTGTCGTCGCGGGCGATGGCGAGCAGCGGAAAGAGCTCGAGAATATGGCCGCCGAGGCCGGTATCGCCGACAAAACGTTTTTTTTGGGCAAACGTACGGATATCCCCCGGATATTGGCGGCATGCGATGCCGCGGTCCTCTCTTCGACCTCCGAAAGTTTCTCCAATTCCATTGTGGAATATTTCGCCTCCGGCCTGCCGGTGATTTCCACGGATGTCGGCGGGTGCCGGGAAATGATAGAAGAGGGGGTCAATGGTTACATCGTGCCGGTCGCCGACGCACAGGCCATTGCCGAACGTGTTGTGGAACTGGCGGCAACGCACGAGCGCCTTGAAACGGCCCGCGGCGCCAATCGGGAAAAGGCCAGGCGCATGTTCTCGCGCGAGTCCATGGTCGCTTCTTTTGAAATGTTGTATTCGGGGAGGAACACCTGA
- a CDS encoding glycosyltransferase family 2 protein yields MLTGTHAAVPFLTVVMPVRNEARFIRDTLGQLLAQDYPADRYEIIVADGMSDDGTRAIVGELARSCPQIRLMDNPGRRSSAGRNIGFKNGRGDIFLVVDGHCHIPDADLFTSVRECFEKSGADCLGRPQPLNPPGLAPFQQAVALARGSRIGHGGDSLIYGEYEGFASPVSNGAAYRRAILPRVGLVDENFDACEDLEFNYRVEKAGLKTYTSPKLTVRYYPREDLKGLLRQMVRYGRGRWRFIRKHPEAVTLNQLVPAAFVAGLLLLLAAGGTMGFSGGGRHAVTPVLGTLYGIYLLIIMVESLRIAARNGWRYFAYLPPIFFAVHFGLGWGFLRQAVSRERDEVKHSLGT; encoded by the coding sequence ATGTTGACGGGCACGCATGCCGCTGTCCCGTTTCTCACGGTAGTCATGCCGGTGCGCAACGAGGCACGTTTCATCCGCGATACGCTCGGACAACTGCTGGCCCAGGACTACCCGGCGGACCGTTATGAAATCATCGTTGCCGATGGCATGTCCGATGACGGCACCCGGGCAATTGTCGGCGAGTTGGCCCGCTCCTGCCCGCAAATACGCCTTATGGACAACCCGGGACGCAGGTCGAGTGCCGGGCGCAATATTGGCTTCAAAAACGGCAGGGGGGATATTTTTCTTGTGGTGGACGGCCACTGCCACATCCCGGATGCCGATCTTTTCACCAGCGTCAGGGAGTGTTTCGAGAAAAGCGGCGCAGACTGCCTTGGCCGGCCGCAACCGCTTAACCCTCCCGGTTTGGCGCCGTTCCAGCAGGCTGTTGCCCTCGCGCGCGGGTCAAGGATCGGCCATGGGGGGGACTCGCTCATCTATGGTGAATACGAGGGTTTTGCAAGCCCCGTGAGCAACGGGGCGGCCTACCGCCGCGCGATTTTGCCGCGGGTCGGGTTGGTGGATGAAAACTTTGACGCGTGTGAAGATCTCGAATTCAACTATCGGGTGGAGAAAGCCGGCTTGAAGACATACACCAGCCCGAAGCTGACGGTGCGCTATTATCCGCGTGAAGACCTGAAAGGGTTGCTGCGCCAGATGGTCCGCTATGGCAGGGGGCGCTGGCGTTTCATCCGGAAACATCCGGAGGCCGTGACCCTTAACCAGCTTGTCCCGGCAGCCTTTGTGGCGGGTCTGTTGCTGCTGCTTGCCGCGGGGGGAACGATGGGATTCTCCGGGGGAGGGCGCCATGCCGTTACGCCGGTGCTGGGGACCCTTTACGGGATCTACCTGCTGATCATCATGGTGGAATCGTTGCGCATTGCCGCCCGAAACGGGTGGCGCTATTTCGCGTATCTGCCGCCGATTTTCTTTGCAGTCCATTTTGGGCTGGGATGGGGCTTTTTGCGGCAGGCGGTCAGCCGGGAGCGGGACGAAGTGAAGCACTCTCTCGGGACATAG
- a CDS encoding glycosyltransferase, which yields MPYGSERVPDPIVVMHLRASNFVGGPEKQILEHLRRIDRQCFRPILCSFDNDGRPNGLLQAAEADNIRTLSLRSSSPFHPRLITQLRRLLRDNSVQLLVTHGYKSNIIGYLSSGALGVSQIVYSHGWTGESAKIRCYEFADKQVMKMIQNIVAVSEGHKRQIVAAGIPGDRITVVHNAVFVEKGPHKESIRDLLALPEDAVLVVSAGRLSPEKNFAGFIEAAAPIVRQREKVYFIVLGEGILRRELERQVAAAGLQGRFLLPGFSDNVPALLADADIFVSSSHTEGLPVAVLEGAGAGLPVVATAVGGTPEIVRGGYNGVLVPAGDVAALRQAMEHLLDNPEEAKDMGRRGAALVDEAFNFASQARKLEDLYVRIAGTC from the coding sequence ATGCCGTATGGGAGCGAGCGCGTGCCTGATCCGATTGTCGTTATGCACCTTCGGGCCAGCAATTTTGTCGGCGGGCCGGAGAAACAGATTCTGGAGCATTTGCGGAGAATTGACCGGCAGTGTTTCCGGCCGATCCTCTGTTCGTTCGATAACGACGGCCGGCCCAATGGTCTGTTGCAGGCGGCGGAAGCCGACAACATCCGGACATTGAGCCTGCGGAGCAGCTCTCCGTTTCATCCCAGGCTCATTACGCAATTACGCCGGCTGCTTCGAGACAACTCCGTGCAGTTGCTGGTAACGCACGGATATAAATCGAATATCATAGGGTATCTGTCTTCGGGTGCCCTTGGCGTTTCGCAGATCGTCTACTCCCATGGGTGGACCGGGGAAAGCGCAAAGATCCGTTGTTACGAGTTTGCCGACAAGCAGGTCATGAAGATGATCCAGAACATCGTCGCTGTTTCCGAGGGGCATAAACGTCAGATTGTCGCGGCGGGCATTCCCGGTGACCGCATTACGGTCGTCCATAACGCCGTCTTTGTTGAAAAAGGGCCGCATAAGGAAAGCATCCGGGATCTCCTTGCGCTGCCGGAAGACGCGGTGCTGGTCGTCTCGGCCGGCCGCCTGAGCCCCGAAAAGAATTTTGCCGGGTTTATCGAGGCTGCCGCGCCAATCGTGCGGCAGCGGGAAAAGGTTTATTTCATTGTTCTGGGCGAGGGGATTCTCCGCCGGGAGTTGGAACGGCAGGTTGCCGCTGCGGGGCTGCAAGGCCGGTTCCTGCTCCCTGGGTTCAGCGACAACGTCCCGGCATTGCTTGCGGATGCGGATATTTTCGTCTCTTCATCCCATACGGAGGGGCTGCCGGTTGCCGTGCTGGAGGGGGCGGGAGCCGGCCTGCCGGTCGTAGCGACGGCCGTTGGCGGGACTCCCGAGATTGTCCGCGGCGGCTATAACGGCGTGCTTGTGCCGGCGGGAGACGTTGCCGCATTGCGGCAGGCAATGGAACATCTGCTGGACAACCCGGAAGAGGCCAAAGACATGGGCAGGCGTGGTGCGGCTCTTGTCGACGAGGCCTTTAACTTCGCAAGCCAGGCCCGCAAGCTTGAAGACCTCTATGTCAGGATCGCCGGTACATGTTGA
- a CDS encoding glycosyltransferase: MNVLIVDEEVPWPLDTGKKIRTYNLLQRLQKRHSVTYLCYGDRGDCLPDCPNVTLITLPSTVLEQKGFRFYRALLANMLSPKPYVVDRHYSAALEKRALSLVASGRFDLVHCEWMPYTENIRTLLGRLPSVLSAHNVEAQIWERYCEAESNLLKKLYIYLQWRKMVGYEARAAVNYSQVSVVSAPDRDIFMERYGCSRVTVVPNGVDERYFAPAQSAICPGSMVFTGSMDWRPNQDGVTYFIEEIFPQIRRRIPAATFAVVGRKPPQWLLALAERTPGVTVTGTVDDVRPYIARSMLYVVPLRVGGGSRLKILEAMSMAKTVLSTTVGAEGLDVAEGKNILLRDTPRDFADAACTALENSAVFSGYGAAGRALILESYTWDAIAGVMDAVWERARA, from the coding sequence ATGAATGTCCTGATCGTTGACGAAGAGGTCCCCTGGCCGCTTGATACCGGGAAAAAAATCAGGACGTACAACCTGTTGCAGCGCCTCCAGAAACGCCATTCGGTAACCTACCTCTGTTACGGCGACCGGGGGGACTGTTTGCCTGATTGCCCAAACGTCACCCTGATCACCCTGCCGAGCACCGTGCTCGAACAGAAAGGATTCCGCTTTTACCGGGCGCTCCTGGCCAATATGCTGTCGCCGAAACCGTACGTTGTGGACCGCCATTATTCAGCGGCATTGGAAAAGAGGGCCTTGTCCCTGGTCGCTTCCGGGAGATTCGATCTTGTCCACTGCGAATGGATGCCCTATACCGAGAATATCCGCACCCTGCTCGGCAGGCTGCCGTCGGTCCTTTCGGCGCATAACGTCGAGGCGCAGATATGGGAGCGCTACTGCGAGGCTGAATCGAATCTGCTGAAAAAGTTGTACATTTACCTCCAGTGGCGAAAAATGGTGGGCTACGAAGCGCGTGCCGCCGTGAACTATTCCCAGGTGTCGGTCGTTTCCGCTCCGGACCGGGACATATTTATGGAACGTTACGGCTGCAGCCGGGTGACCGTTGTCCCCAACGGCGTGGACGAGCGCTATTTCGCTCCTGCCCAGTCCGCGATATGCCCGGGAAGCATGGTATTTACCGGCTCGATGGACTGGCGCCCAAATCAGGACGGGGTCACGTACTTCATCGAAGAGATCTTTCCGCAGATCAGGCGCCGCATCCCCGCCGCGACCTTTGCCGTGGTCGGCCGCAAGCCCCCGCAGTGGCTGCTTGCCCTTGCCGAACGGACCCCTGGGGTGACGGTTACGGGGACTGTCGATGATGTGCGGCCATACATAGCGCGCAGCATGCTCTATGTGGTGCCGTTGCGGGTCGGTGGCGGTTCCCGCCTCAAAATTCTCGAAGCCATGTCCATGGCAAAAACGGTTCTTTCCACAACAGTCGGGGCAGAGGGGCTGGACGTTGCCGAGGGGAAAAATATTCTTCTGCGGGATACCCCCCGGGATTTCGCGGACGCGGCGTGCACGGCCCTTGAAAATTCTGCCGTTTTCTCCGGATATGGCGCTGCCGGCCGGGCGCTGATTCTTGAATCCTACACCTGGGATGCGATTGCCGGGGTAATGGATGCCGTATGGGAGCGAGCGCGTGCCTGA